A region of Thermococcus argininiproducens DNA encodes the following proteins:
- a CDS encoding glycogen synthase — MRILILGFEYLPVKVGGLAEAITSIAETLAKLGNEVWVFTPSHGHIEGEMILKFEIAIYNGKEKIQVYERLQNGVRVFAISSPLLDNKDVYGPGWEGMLGKAIQFGKATVGLLNFLIEREGKPDVLHFHDWHTVFAGALIKKYFQLPAVFTIHRLNKSKVPAYYFHEAHLGELAPYPDIDPEYVGAYIADLVTTVSRTYLWEEWEFYKNFEGKATYVYNGIACDFWNEELLENKALPREERRRKILESLGLSDGITFMFIGRFDRGQKGVDTLLKAIETIAHEHPSEFSKMRFLIIGKGDPELESWAHALGTKYPENIKVITEMLKREFTRELYGSVDFIIVPSYFEPFGLVQMEAMCLGAIPIGSAVGGIKDTIISLDEDTENATGLLVPPRDPNALAQAILRMSKLKEENSVVLEKMRQNGKKRSKDVFTWENACKRYLRAYKNNIDKAVEFLR; from the coding sequence ATGAGAATACTAATATTAGGATTTGAGTATTTGCCAGTAAAAGTCGGAGGGCTGGCAGAAGCTATAACAAGCATTGCTGAAACCTTAGCAAAACTTGGTAATGAAGTTTGGGTGTTTACACCTTCCCACGGACATATAGAAGGTGAGATGATACTAAAATTCGAGATTGCAATTTATAATGGGAAAGAGAAGATACAAGTATATGAGAGACTCCAAAATGGAGTCAGAGTATTTGCTATAAGCAGTCCACTCCTAGATAACAAAGATGTTTACGGGCCAGGATGGGAGGGAATGCTAGGTAAAGCAATACAATTCGGAAAGGCCACAGTTGGACTTTTAAATTTCCTCATAGAGAGGGAAGGAAAGCCAGATGTCCTACATTTCCATGACTGGCACACTGTCTTTGCAGGTGCTTTAATTAAGAAATATTTCCAACTTCCGGCAGTTTTTACAATTCACCGATTAAACAAATCCAAAGTCCCGGCATATTACTTCCACGAGGCCCACTTAGGAGAACTCGCACCATATCCTGATATAGATCCTGAATATGTAGGAGCATACATAGCAGATTTAGTTACGACAGTGAGCAGAACTTATTTATGGGAAGAATGGGAGTTTTATAAGAACTTTGAGGGAAAAGCAACATATGTCTATAATGGCATAGCCTGTGATTTTTGGAATGAAGAATTATTAGAAAATAAAGCTCTTCCAAGGGAAGAAAGAAGGAGAAAGATCCTGGAGAGCCTGGGCTTAAGCGACGGTATTACATTTATGTTCATTGGTAGATTTGACAGAGGCCAGAAAGGTGTCGATACCCTTCTAAAAGCAATTGAAACTATCGCACATGAACATCCAAGTGAGTTCTCAAAAATGCGCTTTCTTATAATAGGAAAAGGTGATCCAGAGCTTGAAAGTTGGGCTCATGCTTTGGGAACTAAGTACCCAGAAAATATCAAAGTAATAACTGAGATGCTAAAGAGAGAATTTACAAGAGAGCTTTATGGTAGTGTTGACTTTATAATTGTTCCATCGTACTTTGAACCCTTTGGGCTTGTACAAATGGAGGCGATGTGCTTAGGGGCAATTCCTATAGGTTCGGCCGTTGGGGGAATAAAAGACACAATAATAAGTCTAGATGAAGATACAGAAAACGCTACTGGATTGCTAGTCCCACCAAGAGATCCTAATGCACTTGCACAGGCTATTTTAAGAATGAGCAAGCTAAAAGAAGAGAACTCAGTGGTCCTCGAAAAAATGCGCCAAAATGGCAAAAAACGCTCAAAAGATGTTTTTACATGGGAAAACGCTTGT